Proteins co-encoded in one Brassica rapa cultivar Chiifu-401-42 chromosome A02, CAAS_Brap_v3.01, whole genome shotgun sequence genomic window:
- the LOC103847683 gene encoding uncharacterized protein LOC103847683, which yields MVRESEDEAELVRQNKLLRDQMTEQLNQTMITTVADMIKSSMKELRDEIRQEIRQATGQGHSNESRRERRDETPREHAESQETDHYYERNRATHSSSSSRDSRRRHRRDHDERRTYRDDLAGLKLKIPPFHGKHYTNAQRIQIAATEFHDYALSWWDQLVTTRRLNQEYPVETWHEMKALMRKRFVPNHYHRDLHQKLRRLTQGSRSVEEYYQDMELLMLRARVSEDKEATMARFLGGLNREIQDNVEMQHYVEIEEMLHKAILVEQQVKRKGHSHSRYNTRLQGTKEEKSSYQKESKPQLKEDSKPNSFYSKDKGKAEVSSARARDVKCFKCQGRGHYANECTNKRIMILLENGEYESEDELSESECKALIEEEYEEEPVKGRLLVARRTLSLQSKAEEQEQRENLFYTRCLVQGKVCSLIIDGGSCVNVASETMVKKLGLQVQKHPKPYRLQWLNEEGEMRVSSQVSVPIAIGRYEDEVLCDVLPMEAGHILLGRPWQSDRREFEDVFPEDNPIGLPPLRGIEHQIDFVPGSTLPNRPAYRTNPVETKELQKQVEELMAKGHIRESMSPCAVPVLLVPKKDGSWRFVVSADGVKVDQEKVKAIQEWPIPKTISEVRSFHGLAGFYRRFVKDFSTIAAPLTEVIKKEVGFKWGEAQELAFQCLKEKLTNAPLLILPDFNKTFEIECDASGIGIGAVLMQEKRPIAYFSEKLGGATLNYATYDKELYALVRALQTWQHYLWPKEFVIHTDHESLKYLKSQNKLSKRHARWVEFIETFPYVIKYKQGKENIVADALSRRYDGFLFYDNRLCVPNCSLRDLFVRESHGGSLMGHFGVAKTLKTLQDHFYWPRMKRDVERLCERCATCKQAKSKVQNHGLYTPLPIPYHPWNDISMDFIVGLPRTRTGKDSIFVVVDRFSKMAHFIACHKTDDALHVANLFFKEIVRLHGMPKTIVSDRDTKFLSYFWKTLWSKLGTKLLFSTTCHPQTDGQTEVVNRTLGTLLRAIIKKNLKSWEDCLPHCEFAYNHAVHSATKFSPFEIVYGFNPISPLDLIPLPEFWIHLRKERFPNERKSKLMPRIDGPFEIIKKIGNNAYKLDLQGRYDVSNSFNITDLVPYFADEPDLRTNPFQEGGDDMIMDRHKDGDKEFKDQSREEDDALVIPPGPITRAKARRLKEAVGSVLESAVLDGLLAGVSRQGGVELPNMLRNMLHQFTQNPQIMNTVQQIAQQVDGQEIENMMQAKRKVSRAFSQGWSSEAPIHQPDDYQPLQANVQPMVNMIEHCDPLEDIFHAMVENAAMSHEDLADDLCGD from the exons ATGGTGAGAGAGTCGGAAGATGAAGCAGAACTCGTGAGACAGAACAAGTTATTGAGAGATCAGATGACTGAGCAATTAAACCAAACGATGATCACTACCGTTGCTGATATGATCAAGAGCAGTATGAAGGAACTTCGCGATGAAATAAGGCAAGAGATAAGGCAAGCTACGGGCCAAGgtcatagcaatgagtctagacgAGAAAGACGTGATGAAACCCCGAGAGAGCATGCTGAATCACAAGAAACAGACCACTACTATGAGCGTAACCGAGCCACGCACAGCAGTTCCTCTTCTAGAGATAGTAGAAGGAGACATAGAAGAGATCATGATGAAAGGAGAACTTACAGAGATGATCTTGCTGGTTTAAAGCtgaagatacctcctttccatggcaaa CACTACACCAATGCCCAAAGGATTCAGATAGCAGCAACTGAGTTCCATGACTATGCGCTGAGTTGGTGGGACCAGCTTGTGACTACCAGGAGACTTAACCAAGAGTATCCCGTTGaaacatggcacgagatgaaggctctcatgcgtaaaagatttgtgccaaatcactatcatcgcgacttgcaccagaagttaagaagactcacccaaggatctcgatctgttgaagaatactatcaagacatggagctgttgatgctgagagctcgtgtttctgaagataaagaagctactatggctaggttcttaggaggtctcaaccgagagatacaagataatgttgagatgcagcactatgtggagatagaagagatgcttcacaaagctatactagttgagcaacaagttaagaggaagggccattctcattctcgttacaacaccagacttcagggaactaaagaagaaaagtctagctatcaaaaggaaagcaaaccGCAACTGAAAGAAGACTCAAAGCCAAATTCCTTTTACAGCAAGGATAAAGGAAAGGCCGAGGTTTCAAGTGCAagagctagagatgttaagtgctttaagtgtcagggtagaggccattatgcaaatgagtgcaccaataaaagaatcatgattcttcttgagaatggagagtatgaatctgagGATGAGCTTTCAGAGTCTGAGTGTAAGGCGCTTAttgaagaagaatatgaagaagaacccgtgaaaggaaggttattggtggctagaagaactttgagtttgcaaagtaaagctgaagagcaagaacagagagagaatctattctacactcggtgccttgtgcaaggaaaggtctgtagtcttatcattgatggaggaagttgtgtgaatgtagctagtgaaactatggtaaagaagcttggcctccaagtacagaaacatccaaagccctaccggcttcaatggttgaatgaagaaggagaaatgagggtttctagtcaggtttcggttcccattgcaattggaaggtatgaggatgaggttctctgtgatgtattgcctatggaagctggacatatccttcttggtcggccatggcaatcagatagacga gaatttgaagatgtatttcctgaagataatccaattggtcttccacctcttagagggattgagcatcagattgattttgttcctggttctacacttccaaataggccagcttataggactaatcccgtggagactaaagaactgcaaaaacaagttgaggagttgatggcaaaggggcatatccgtgagagcatgagcccatgtgcagtaccagtgcttcttgtgcctaagaaagatggaagctggc gctttgttgtgagtgcagatggagtaaaggtagatcaagagaaggtgaaagcaatacaagagtggccgattcctaaaaccatcagtgaagtgcgaagcttccatggattagctggcttctaccgacggtttgtaaaagattttagcaccatagccgctccattgactgaggtgatcaagaaagaagttggattcaaatggggagaagcacaagaacttgcctttcaatgcctaaaagagaagcttactaatgcccctcttcttatacttcctgatttcaataaaacttttgaaattgaatgtgatgcttcaggaattggaattggtgctgttcttatgcaggagaagagacccatagcatatttcagtgagaaactaggaggagcgactctcaactatgctacttatgacaaggaactctacgctttggtgagggctttgcagacatggcagcattacctatggcccaaggagtttgtcattcacactgatcatgagtctctcaagtaccttaaaagccaaaacaaactcagcaagagacacgcaaggtgggttgagttcattgagacatttccttatgtcatcaagtataaacaaggtaaggaaaacatagttgctgatgcactatccagaaggtat gatggatttcttttctatgataatagactttgtgtgcctaattgttctttgagagatttatttgttagggaatctcatggaggaagcctcatgggacattttggtgtcgcaaaaactctcaagaccttgcaggatcacttctactggccgcggatgaaaagagatgtggaaagactctgtgaaaggtgtgcaacttgtaaacaagctaagtccaaagtccaaaaccatggtttgtacacgcctttacccatcccttatcatccttggaatgatatctctatggacttcattgttggattgcctagaactcgtactggtaaagattcaatctttgtggtagttgatagattttctaagatggcacacttcattgcttgtcataaaactgatgatgcattgcatgtagctaacttgttctttaaggagattgtgcgtttacatggcatgcctaagactattgtatctgatagagatactaagttcctaagctacttttggaaaactctctggtctaaactaggcactaagctattattttctactacttgtcacccacaaactgatggtcagactgaagtagttaatagaactcttggtacactcttgcgtgcaattataaagaagaacttgaaatcatgggaagattgtttgcctcattgtgaatttgcatataatcatgctgtgcattctgctactaagttttctccatttgaaattgtttatgggttcaatcccatctctcctttggatctaatacctttacctgagt tctggattcacctaaggaaagaaagatttcctaatgagaggaaatccaagctcatgccaaggattgatggaccatttgagatcataaagaaaatcggcaacaatgcttacaagctggatctccaaggaaggtatgatgtgagcaatagttttaatatcactgacttggttccttattttgcagatgagccagatttgaggacaaatccttttcaagagggaggggatgatatgatcatggaccggcacaaggatggagataaagagttcaaagaccaatcaagggaagaagatgatgccttagtcattccaccaggtcccatcactcgcgccaaagctagaagactcaaagaagctgttggaagt GTCCTGGAGAGCGCAGTACTGGATGGATTACTAGCCGGGGTATCTCGACAAGGTGGTGTTGAATTACCAAATATGCTGCGAAATATGCTGCATCAATTCACCCAGAACCCACAGATCATGAACACAGTCCAACAAATTGCTCAACAGGTGGATGGTCAAGAGATAGAGAATATGATGCAGGCGAAACGCAAGG TCTCACGTGCTTTTAGCCAAGGATGGTCATCTGAAGCCCCAATACACCAGCCTGATGATTATCAACCCTTACAG GCAAACGTTCAACCCATGGTGAACATGATTGAGCACTGTGATCCACTAGAAGATATCTTCCATGCAATGGTCGAAAATGCTGCGATGAGTCATGAAGACCTTGCGGACGATCTCTGCGGTGATTAA